One Rhizobium sp. NRK18 genomic window carries:
- the folE gene encoding GTP cyclohydrolase I FolE, which translates to MDAIVKEFSLSDSNMSRPSREEAEEAVRTLLRWAGEDPSREGLLDTPSRVAKAYGELFGGYNEDIEDVLGRTFEEVGGYDDIVLIKDIPFFSHCEHHMVPIIGKAHVAYLPAGRVLGLSKIARVVDIFARRLQTQETMTAQIATAIDQSLGPRGVAVMIEAEHMCMAMRGIRKQGSTTITTTFLGAFKEEAHEQVRFMTMLRGR; encoded by the coding sequence ATGGACGCCATTGTCAAAGAATTTTCACTCAGTGATTCCAACATGTCCCGCCCTTCCCGCGAGGAAGCAGAGGAGGCCGTACGCACGCTTCTGCGCTGGGCCGGGGAGGATCCGAGCCGCGAAGGTCTGCTCGACACGCCGAGCCGCGTCGCCAAGGCCTATGGCGAGCTCTTCGGCGGCTACAACGAGGATATTGAGGATGTGCTCGGCCGGACCTTCGAAGAGGTCGGCGGCTACGACGACATCGTCCTCATCAAGGACATCCCGTTCTTCTCGCATTGCGAACACCACATGGTTCCGATCATCGGCAAGGCGCATGTCGCCTATCTGCCGGCCGGTCGCGTGCTGGGCCTCTCCAAGATCGCCCGCGTCGTCGACATCTTCGCCCGCCGCCTGCAGACGCAGGAAACGATGACGGCACAGATCGCCACGGCGATCGACCAGTCTCTCGGACCGCGCGGTGTGGCGGTGATGATCGAAGCCGAGCATATGTGCATGGCGATGCGCGGCATCCGCAAGCAGGGCTCTACGACCATCACCACGACCTTCCTGGGCGCCTTCAAGGAAGAAGCCCATGAGCAGGTCCGTTTCATGACCATGTTGCGCGGCCGCTAG
- a CDS encoding patatin-like phospholipase family protein codes for MLDWNFRHRHSSDVALGQALPPDSAMTTPPIAPAEPKKSKIALALGGGAARGWAHIGVLRALDEAGIQVGMIAGTSIGALVGGCYLAGKLDELEDFARSLTMRRIASLLDLTIGGGGLFAGMRLTKRMQEHLHGIMIEDMDRPFVAVASELNTGHEVWITAGSLITAIRASYALPGIFEPIHCNGRTLVDGALVNPVPVTVCRAYEQPLVVAVNLHYDIYGRSAVVKHNASTQEPEELPSHHDTGGRLGLTRVMVQAFNIIQDRISRARLAGDPPDLALQPRLSDIGLSEFHRAAEAIQRGYEETKARIADLHRLQEVFAAGIINTRL; via the coding sequence ATGCTGGACTGGAATTTCAGACACCGTCATTCCTCCGATGTCGCCCTTGGGCAGGCCCTGCCTCCGGACAGCGCGATGACCACACCCCCTATTGCCCCGGCCGAACCCAAAAAATCGAAGATCGCGCTTGCGCTTGGCGGCGGTGCTGCCCGTGGATGGGCGCATATCGGTGTGTTGCGGGCCCTCGACGAGGCCGGCATCCAGGTTGGCATGATCGCCGGAACCTCCATCGGTGCGCTCGTCGGCGGATGCTATCTGGCCGGCAAGCTCGACGAGTTGGAAGATTTCGCCCGTTCGCTGACCATGCGGCGCATCGCCAGCCTCCTGGATCTGACGATCGGCGGCGGCGGCCTGTTTGCCGGCATGCGGCTGACCAAGCGCATGCAGGAACACCTGCACGGGATCATGATCGAGGATATGGACCGGCCCTTCGTCGCCGTCGCCTCGGAGCTCAACACCGGTCACGAGGTGTGGATCACCGCCGGTTCGCTGATCACCGCCATTCGCGCCTCCTATGCCCTGCCCGGCATTTTCGAGCCGATCCATTGCAACGGCCGCACGCTGGTCGATGGCGCCCTGGTCAACCCCGTGCCGGTCACCGTTTGCCGGGCCTACGAGCAGCCGCTCGTCGTCGCCGTGAACCTGCATTACGACATTTACGGGCGTTCGGCGGTCGTCAAGCACAATGCCAGCACGCAGGAACCGGAAGAACTGCCGTCGCATCACGATACCGGCGGTCGCCTCGGGCTGACCCGCGTCATGGTGCAGGCCTTCAACATCATTCAGGATCGCATTTCACGCGCACGTCTTGCCGGAGATCCGCCGGACCTCGCCCTGCAGCCGCGCCTCAGCGACATCGGCCTGTCGGAATTCCATCGCGCAGCCGAAGCCATCCAGCGCGGCTATGAGGAGACCAAGGCGAGGATCGCCGATCTGCACCGGCTTCAGGAAGTCTTTGCGGCGGGCATCATCAACACCCGCCTCTGA
- a CDS encoding rhomboid family intramembrane serine protease yields MEEALRRQQNAEPGPEGPDDRAPIFNLPTVILLFIFGLAAIYLIQTYLLSVELNDRVYVNFGFIPARYAYALGMADLAWLWTPVTYSLLHGSISHLVFNSLWLAAFGTPVALRIGAFRFVVFWVLSAAASAFFFMGLHWGEPSLLIGASGSVSALMGSACRFVFAEGRGLRSADVHLNTRMTMLEALRNRTAFIFIVAWLAGNLLFAFGIPFAGMQGQSIAWEAHIGGFLFGFILLDLFDPRQPARHSKEL; encoded by the coding sequence ATGGAAGAAGCGTTGCGCAGGCAGCAGAATGCCGAGCCCGGACCCGAGGGTCCCGATGACCGGGCACCGATATTCAACCTGCCGACGGTAATTCTTCTCTTCATTTTCGGACTGGCCGCGATATATCTGATCCAGACCTATCTGTTGTCCGTCGAACTGAATGACCGTGTTTACGTCAACTTCGGTTTCATTCCCGCGCGCTACGCCTATGCGCTTGGCATGGCGGACCTGGCCTGGTTGTGGACCCCGGTAACCTATTCGCTGCTGCATGGCAGCATCAGCCATCTGGTCTTCAACAGCCTCTGGCTGGCGGCATTCGGCACGCCGGTGGCCTTAAGAATCGGCGCGTTCCGCTTCGTCGTCTTCTGGGTCCTGAGCGCTGCCGCATCCGCCTTCTTCTTCATGGGGCTGCACTGGGGTGAGCCCAGCCTGCTGATCGGCGCCTCCGGTTCGGTCTCAGCGCTGATGGGCTCTGCCTGCCGTTTCGTCTTCGCCGAGGGCAGGGGGCTGCGCAGTGCCGACGTGCATCTCAACACCCGTATGACGATGCTCGAAGCCCTGCGCAACAGGACGGCGTTCATCTTCATCGTCGCCTGGCTCGCCGGCAATCTGCTGTTCGCCTTCGGTATTCCGTTTGCCGGCATGCAGGGTCAGAGCATTGCCTGGGAAGCCCATATCGGCGGATTCCTGTTCGGCTTCATCCTCCTCGATCTGTTCGATCCGCGACAGCCGGCACGGCATTCCAAGGAATTATAG
- a CDS encoding PAS domain-containing protein: protein MDCKASIEIYQYWNRLRGQDAAPSRKQIIPSQIASVLPDLFILEEVAGGIPIFRLAGTRICELFGHELHGSPFTALWNGDNVINPGTIVSSVLRSAVPVLLKAGGYSYSLDTDETLEIPLLPLRSGGDQCDRILGSMSLVGPRTGLHANALDLLTLDRVVEIAAPRPLLTANMPPSSGTVRGDYRGERSNQNGPLFGQD from the coding sequence ATGGATTGCAAGGCGAGCATCGAGATCTACCAATATTGGAACAGGCTGCGCGGACAGGATGCTGCGCCCAGCCGCAAGCAGATCATACCGTCACAAATCGCGTCGGTACTGCCGGACCTGTTCATCCTCGAAGAGGTTGCCGGCGGAATTCCGATCTTCCGCCTGGCTGGCACGCGAATCTGTGAACTGTTCGGGCACGAGCTTCACGGCAGCCCTTTCACCGCCTTGTGGAACGGCGACAACGTCATCAACCCGGGAACGATCGTATCCAGCGTCCTCCGCTCGGCGGTGCCCGTCCTGTTGAAGGCCGGCGGCTATTCCTACTCGCTGGACACCGATGAGACGCTGGAGATACCGCTGCTTCCTCTGCGCAGCGGCGGCGATCAATGCGACCGGATTCTCGGTTCCATGTCTTTGGTCGGTCCACGTACGGGACTGCATGCGAACGCGCTGGATCTCCTCACTCTCGACCGGGTGGTTGAAATCGCTGCCCCTCGCCCCCTCCTTACTGCCAACATGCCGCCGTCGTCCGGCACGGTCCGCGGCGACTATCGTGGCGAGCGCAGCAACCAGAACGGACCGCTGTTCGGGCAGGATTGA
- a CDS encoding CBS domain-containing protein, producing MSVSVKAILNEKGRNVITIASTASLLDAAKILHENKIGGTVILGPGDTIAGIFTERDLARAIAKDGPESLGNPVSAYMTSNVYACREDTTVDQLMEVMTTRRFRHAPVEHDGKLAGIISIGDVVKNHIRAIEMEAQEIKAYIAG from the coding sequence ATGTCTGTATCAGTGAAAGCCATTCTGAATGAAAAGGGCCGCAACGTCATAACCATTGCGTCGACGGCGAGCCTCTTGGATGCAGCCAAAATTCTCCATGAGAACAAGATCGGCGGTACGGTGATCCTCGGTCCCGGCGACACCATTGCCGGCATCTTCACCGAGCGAGACCTTGCGCGCGCAATCGCCAAGGATGGCCCGGAGAGCCTCGGCAATCCGGTCTCCGCCTACATGACGTCGAACGTCTATGCGTGCCGTGAAGACACGACCGTCGACCAGCTTATGGAAGTGATGACCACCCGCAGGTTCCGCCACGCGCCGGTCGAACACGACGGCAAGCTCGCCGGCATCATCTCGATCGGCGACGTCGTGAAGAACCATATCCGGGCAATCGAAATGGAAGCCCAGGAGATCAAGGCCTACATTGCCGGCTGA
- the yidD gene encoding membrane protein insertion efficiency factor YidD has translation MCDGDPGREEKAEGNRHRKSRNWQGDFAKTPGRLFGMGLIRLYQLTLSGFIGQSCRHLPTCSEYGYEAVARHGLWAGGFMALFRFMRCGPGGTHGFDPVPAELPRETRWWAPWRYWHISKPVHD, from the coding sequence ATGTGCGATGGTGACCCCGGTCGCGAGGAGAAAGCCGAAGGCAATCGGCATCGCAAATCCCGCAATTGGCAGGGTGATTTTGCCAAGACACCGGGACGTCTGTTCGGCATGGGGCTCATCAGGCTCTATCAACTGACCTTGTCGGGCTTCATCGGCCAGTCGTGCCGCCATCTGCCGACCTGTTCCGAATATGGATACGAGGCGGTTGCCCGCCACGGCCTCTGGGCCGGCGGGTTCATGGCGTTGTTTCGGTTCATGCGCTGCGGACCGGGCGGCACGCATGGCTTCGATCCGGTGCCCGCAGAGCTTCCCAGGGAAACCCGGTGGTGGGCCCCCTGGCGCTATTGGCACATTTCCAAACCGGTCCACGATTGA
- a CDS encoding putative bifunctional diguanylate cyclase/phosphodiesterase, whose translation MSDDIARRAKEAIGQPWWRPTDPVLRKILTERNSASNRRLARWGLWAAVLTHLVFGAFDIYLLPDVSYQLVVFRVLLAALVLFSLEFGIQRAVSLEILHLGAALAIFVAGTGFLLIELMTYDSRTAFQYSVFGTIFIFATNLFFNFRFSVAAVSSVAITAFYIYATLYWMDADPKGRAINIVFLLTSLSLSLYLAWRLNLERYHTFVHSLQAQIQEQVALEKGEQLKKIAETDPLTGLKNRRAIDREFINLSRRDYGDYGHVGMIIMDVDFFKRYNDSLGHNAGDDCLVALGDILTEAASRFDGVVGRHGGEEFVVICRVRDEAHLRTVTEALCAAVRDRNIPHPDRTDALNIVTISAGAAMTTDQGVEDMSLLLQQADRALYASKFRSRNTYTIYDPDSVEEDASGRNLIELLKTAVSRGLVSLVYQPIFDVKSGILRGHETLMRLRDFDGTPIHPPVFIPIAEQTGLIISLGEWAIEQACRDMLEHGLGEFVSVNVSAVQLREAGFPLQVANILTKLGMPARSLALEVTEGMDIYKDAQAHRNIQHLRNLGVRIWLDDFGTGFAGLAWLNRFEFDVIKIDRSFLQDCQNQQGLNLLKDMVTMLRHQNFTVLVEGVETAEQATLLKRLGVHTMQGYHLGMPMPIAKVVQRKSARGK comes from the coding sequence ATGAGTGACGACATCGCAAGACGCGCCAAGGAAGCGATTGGCCAGCCGTGGTGGAGGCCGACGGATCCTGTCCTGCGCAAGATTCTGACAGAGCGGAACTCGGCCAGCAACCGCCGTCTAGCCCGTTGGGGGTTGTGGGCCGCCGTACTCACCCATCTGGTCTTCGGCGCCTTTGATATCTATTTGCTCCCGGACGTCAGCTATCAGCTCGTTGTGTTTCGGGTGCTGCTGGCGGCGTTGGTGCTCTTCAGTCTGGAATTCGGCATCCAGCGCGCCGTCTCGCTCGAAATCCTGCATCTGGGGGCCGCCTTGGCGATATTTGTCGCCGGGACCGGGTTTCTGTTGATAGAACTGATGACGTACGACAGCCGTACGGCCTTCCAGTACTCAGTCTTCGGGACGATTTTCATTTTCGCGACCAACCTGTTCTTCAATTTCAGGTTTTCGGTCGCGGCCGTGTCATCGGTGGCGATCACCGCCTTTTACATCTATGCCACGCTCTACTGGATGGATGCCGATCCGAAGGGGCGGGCGATCAATATTGTTTTCCTCCTCACCTCCCTGTCCCTGTCGCTTTATCTGGCATGGCGTCTGAATCTCGAGCGCTATCATACCTTCGTTCACTCGCTGCAGGCGCAGATCCAGGAACAGGTGGCGCTGGAGAAGGGCGAACAGCTCAAGAAAATCGCCGAAACCGACCCGCTCACCGGACTGAAGAATCGTCGCGCCATCGACCGCGAATTCATCAATCTGTCGCGCCGCGATTACGGCGATTACGGTCATGTCGGCATGATCATCATGGATGTCGATTTCTTCAAGCGCTACAATGACAGCCTCGGCCACAATGCCGGTGACGATTGCCTTGTCGCGCTGGGAGACATTCTGACCGAGGCAGCCTCGCGCTTCGACGGCGTCGTTGGCCGTCACGGCGGTGAGGAATTCGTCGTCATCTGCCGGGTTCGTGACGAGGCGCATCTGCGGACCGTGACCGAAGCCTTGTGCGCCGCCGTGCGTGATCGCAACATTCCGCACCCTGACCGGACCGATGCCCTGAACATCGTCACGATCAGCGCCGGTGCGGCGATGACCACCGATCAGGGCGTCGAGGACATGTCTCTGCTGTTGCAGCAGGCCGACAGGGCGCTCTATGCATCGAAGTTCCGGTCGCGCAACACCTATACGATCTACGATCCGGACAGCGTCGAGGAAGATGCGTCGGGCCGCAACCTGATCGAGCTCCTGAAGACTGCCGTCTCGCGTGGTCTCGTGTCGCTTGTCTACCAGCCGATCTTCGACGTGAAGTCCGGTATCCTGCGTGGCCACGAGACGCTGATGCGACTGCGCGACTTCGACGGAACGCCGATCCATCCGCCGGTTTTCATCCCGATTGCCGAGCAGACCGGTCTGATCATCAGCCTCGGGGAATGGGCAATCGAGCAGGCCTGCCGGGACATGCTGGAGCACGGGCTCGGCGAGTTCGTGTCGGTCAATGTGTCGGCCGTCCAGTTGCGCGAGGCAGGCTTCCCGCTGCAGGTCGCGAACATCCTGACGAAGCTCGGCATGCCGGCCCGTTCGCTGGCGCTCGAGGTGACGGAAGGCATGGACATCTACAAGGATGCCCAGGCGCACCGTAACATCCAGCACTTGCGCAATCTGGGCGTCCGCATCTGGCTCGACGATTTCGGTACCGGTTTCGCGGGCCTTGCCTGGCTCAACCGGTTCGAGTTCGACGTCATCAAGATCGATCGTTCCTTCCTGCAGGACTGCCAGAACCAGCAGGGGCTCAATCTCCTGAAGGACATGGTCACCATGCTGCGCCACCAGAACTTCACGGTGCTCGTGGAAGGTGTCGAGACGGCGGAGCAGGCCACGCTTCTGAAGCGCCTCGGCGTCCACACCATGCAGGGCTATCACCTCGGAATGCCAATGCCGATCGCCAAGGTCGTTCAGCGCAAGTCGGCGCGCGGGAAATAG
- a CDS encoding iron-sulfur cluster assembly scaffold protein: MDDIYNSKILEFAGNIPAIGRMDDADASAEAFSRLCGSKVKVYIKMQGDEVTAFSHEVKACALGQASSSIMARHVVGATADEIEAARDDMRAMLTAGGEGPSGRFEDMRYLLPVRDYKARHASTMLTFDAVVDAIHQIRAKAPADVEG, encoded by the coding sequence ATGGACGACATCTACAACAGCAAAATACTCGAATTCGCCGGCAACATTCCCGCCATCGGCAGAATGGACGACGCCGATGCGTCGGCGGAAGCCTTCTCCAGGCTCTGCGGCTCCAAGGTCAAGGTCTATATCAAGATGCAAGGCGACGAGGTGACGGCATTTTCCCACGAGGTGAAAGCCTGCGCCCTCGGTCAGGCATCGTCCTCGATCATGGCCCGTCATGTTGTCGGGGCGACCGCGGACGAAATCGAGGCGGCGCGTGACGATATGCGCGCCATGCTGACGGCCGGTGGCGAGGGGCCGTCCGGGCGGTTCGAGGACATGCGGTACCTGTTGCCCGTCAGGGATTACAAGGCGCGCCATGCCTCGACGATGCTGACATTCGATGCCGTCGTCGATGCGATCCACCAGATCAGGGCGAAGGCGCCGGCGGACGTCGAAGGCTGA
- the thrS gene encoding threonine--tRNA ligase → MSVSLTFPDGSIRSFDAGTTGRDVAESISKSLAKKAVAIALDGELRDLTDPVTDGRIEIVTRTDPRALELIRHDAAHVMAEAVQTLWPGTQVTIGPVIENGFYYDFKRVHPDTREDWPFTPDDLPKIEKKMKEIIQQNAAFTKEIWPRNKARDVFAEMGEGYKVELVDAIPEDQDLKIYRQGDWFDLCRGPHMASTGQIGSAFKLMKVAGAYWRGDSTRPMLTRIYGTAWAEQAELDNYLHILEEAEKRDHRKLGREMDLFHFQEEGPGVVFWHGKGWRMFQTLVSYMRRRLAGTYEEVNAPQVLDSSLWETSGHWGWYQENMFAVKSAHALTHPDDEDADNRVFALKPMNCPGHVQIFKHGLKSYRELPIRLAEFGNVHRYEPSGALHGLMRVRGFTQDDAHVFCTDEQLAAECLRINELILSVYHDFGFEEVVVKLSTRPEKRVGSDALWDRAESVMTDVLKTIEERSGGRIKTGILPGEGAFYGPKFEYTLKDAIGREWQCGTTQVDFNLPERFGAFYIDQNSEKKQPVMIHRAVCGSMERFLGILIENFAGHMPLWFAPVQVVVATITSDADDYGRQVAEDLREAGLHVETDFRNEKINYKIREHSLAKVPVIIVCGKREAEEKTVNIRRLGTQHQVSMSLAEALASLADEATPPDLKRKAVAKAAKAASA, encoded by the coding sequence ATGTCCGTTTCCCTGACTTTCCCCGATGGCTCCATCCGTTCGTTCGACGCCGGCACGACCGGCCGCGACGTCGCCGAGTCGATTTCCAAATCGCTCGCCAAGAAGGCCGTCGCGATCGCGCTTGACGGCGAGCTGCGCGACCTTACCGACCCCGTCACCGACGGCCGGATCGAGATCGTCACGCGGACCGATCCGCGCGCGCTCGAACTCATCCGCCACGACGCCGCCCATGTGATGGCCGAAGCCGTGCAGACCCTGTGGCCGGGCACGCAGGTGACCATCGGTCCGGTCATCGAGAACGGCTTCTATTACGATTTCAAGCGCGTCCACCCCGACACCCGCGAGGACTGGCCCTTCACGCCGGACGATCTGCCGAAGATCGAAAAGAAGATGAAGGAGATCATCCAGCAGAACGCCGCCTTCACCAAGGAAATCTGGCCGCGCAACAAGGCGCGCGACGTGTTTGCCGAGATGGGCGAAGGCTACAAGGTGGAGCTGGTCGATGCGATCCCGGAAGACCAGGATCTGAAGATCTACCGCCAGGGCGACTGGTTCGACCTCTGCCGCGGCCCGCACATGGCCTCGACGGGGCAGATCGGCTCGGCCTTCAAGCTGATGAAGGTCGCCGGCGCCTATTGGCGTGGCGATTCCACACGTCCCATGCTGACCCGCATTTACGGGACTGCATGGGCCGAGCAGGCCGAACTCGACAATTATCTGCACATCCTCGAAGAAGCCGAGAAGCGCGACCACCGCAAGCTTGGCCGCGAGATGGATCTGTTTCATTTCCAGGAAGAAGGCCCCGGCGTCGTGTTCTGGCACGGCAAGGGCTGGCGCATGTTCCAGACGCTGGTCTCCTACATGCGTCGTCGCCTTGCCGGCACCTATGAGGAAGTCAACGCGCCGCAGGTGCTTGATTCCTCGCTTTGGGAAACCTCCGGTCACTGGGGCTGGTACCAGGAGAACATGTTCGCGGTGAAATCCGCCCATGCCCTGACCCATCCCGATGACGAGGATGCGGACAACCGCGTCTTCGCGCTGAAGCCGATGAACTGCCCGGGCCATGTGCAGATCTTCAAGCATGGGCTCAAGTCCTATCGCGAACTGCCGATCCGTCTCGCCGAATTCGGCAACGTTCATCGCTACGAGCCGTCCGGCGCGCTGCACGGCCTGATGCGCGTGCGCGGCTTCACGCAGGACGATGCCCACGTCTTCTGCACGGACGAGCAGCTGGCGGCGGAATGCTTGCGCATCAACGAGCTCATCCTGTCGGTCTACCACGACTTCGGCTTCGAGGAAGTCGTCGTCAAGCTGTCGACGCGGCCGGAAAAGCGCGTCGGTTCGGACGCTCTTTGGGACCGGGCCGAATCGGTGATGACCGACGTCCTCAAGACCATCGAGGAGCGTTCCGGCGGCCGCATTAAGACCGGCATCCTGCCGGGCGAGGGCGCTTTCTACGGGCCGAAGTTCGAATACACGCTGAAGGATGCGATCGGCCGTGAATGGCAGTGCGGCACCACGCAGGTCGACTTCAACCTGCCGGAACGCTTCGGTGCCTTCTACATCGACCAGAATTCGGAGAAGAAGCAGCCGGTGATGATCCACCGCGCCGTCTGCGGATCGATGGAGCGCTTCCTCGGCATCCTCATCGAGAACTTCGCGGGCCACATGCCGCTGTGGTTCGCACCGGTGCAGGTCGTCGTTGCGACGATCACCTCGGATGCGGACGATTACGGCCGTCAGGTCGCCGAAGACCTGCGCGAAGCGGGCCTGCATGTCGAAACCGACTTCCGCAACGAGAAGATCAACTACAAGATCCGCGAGCACTCGCTGGCGAAGGTTCCGGTGATCATCGTCTGCGGCAAGCGGGAGGCCGAGGAGAAGACGGTCAACATCCGTAGACTCGGAACCCAGCATCAGGTCTCGATGTCGCTTGCCGAAGCTCTGGCATCGCTCGCCGATGAGGCAACGCCGCCGGACCTGAAGCGGAAAGCAGTGGCGAAGGCAGCGAAAGCTGCCTCGGCCTGA
- a CDS encoding nuclear transport factor 2 family protein codes for MSSSLAFDPVENLKRFHAAINALDFDVIDACFAEDVAYLSGGTGNVEGKAQVMAAFRRYFEAYPDQVAENDAVYRLSDNSAKSVWRLKATHAVTGEPLVRRGEETIYFNAAGKIVRVEVTDLELD; via the coding sequence ATGTCGTCCAGCCTCGCATTCGATCCCGTCGAAAACCTCAAGCGCTTCCATGCGGCTATCAATGCGCTCGATTTCGACGTAATCGACGCCTGCTTCGCCGAGGATGTCGCCTACCTCTCGGGCGGTACCGGAAATGTCGAGGGGAAGGCCCAGGTGATGGCCGCTTTCCGCCGCTACTTCGAGGCCTATCCGGATCAGGTGGCGGAAAATGATGCCGTCTATCGGCTATCAGACAACAGTGCAAAATCCGTCTGGCGTCTCAAGGCGACGCATGCCGTGACCGGCGAGCCGCTCGTGCGGCGTGGCGAGGAGACCATCTATTTCAATGCTGCGGGGAAGATCGTCCGGGTTGAGGTGACGGATCTCGAGCTCGATTGA
- the hisI gene encoding phosphoribosyl-AMP cyclohydrolase, which translates to MPMTFAPPSKDKADWETVTDFTPRFDANGLITTVVTDAADGMLLMVAHMNAEALALTVETGIAHYYSRSRGKLWKKGETSGNLQQVREILTDCDQDAIWLKVSVSGHDATCHTGRRSCFYRSVEQIDGRAHLVFSEDKPRFDPKDVYDT; encoded by the coding sequence ATGCCGATGACATTTGCTCCGCCATCCAAGGACAAGGCGGACTGGGAAACCGTGACAGACTTCACGCCCCGCTTCGACGCCAACGGGCTGATCACCACCGTGGTCACCGACGCTGCCGACGGCATGCTGCTGATGGTCGCCCACATGAATGCCGAGGCCCTTGCCCTGACGGTCGAGACCGGCATCGCGCACTATTACAGCCGCTCGCGCGGCAAACTCTGGAAGAAGGGCGAAACCTCCGGCAATCTCCAGCAGGTCCGTGAAATTCTGACCGATTGCGATCAGGATGCGATCTGGCTGAAGGTGTCCGTTTCCGGACATGACGCGACCTGCCACACTGGTCGCCGCTCCTGCTTCTACCGTTCTGTGGAACAAATCGACGGCCGCGCACATTTGGTCTTCAGCGAAGACAAACCGCGGTTTGATCCCAAGGACGTTTACGACACCTAG
- a CDS encoding class I SAM-dependent methyltransferase has protein sequence MKQHKQSETEGTDKSDLSERILDLMLILQMTQQSFIKKEPTGQIVHQLVLRLHELRSRCSPDTWQHLLPVAQSHPVAEFLLTDPFTRWSFQKPRGYSGDAGLLDLLYKHPSIKHLIDESSPLGQEIYAYTSDSSSCVAVRERRMILAELVDATASKVENAEILAVACGHLREAELSHSYADGKLKRWVALDQDTQSLATVAANHVGTAIDAMAGSVAGLIRRSYALGQFDLAYAAGLYDYLPKHVSIRLNQRLMELVKPGGEFLFANFSTEVVPDGYMETFMNWPLILRSEQDMWDIVNGSVDRNHVEAEVFFGENRHIIYAKIKKLS, from the coding sequence ATGAAGCAGCACAAGCAGAGCGAAACTGAAGGCACCGACAAGAGTGACCTCAGCGAACGCATCCTCGATCTGATGCTCATTCTGCAGATGACCCAACAGTCCTTCATCAAGAAGGAACCCACCGGTCAGATCGTTCATCAACTCGTGCTGCGGCTGCACGAATTGCGAAGCCGGTGCAGTCCGGACACTTGGCAGCACCTCCTTCCGGTGGCCCAATCTCACCCGGTTGCGGAGTTTCTGCTCACCGATCCGTTTACCCGCTGGTCCTTCCAGAAGCCGCGCGGCTATTCGGGTGACGCGGGCCTGCTCGACCTTCTCTACAAGCATCCGTCGATCAAGCACCTGATCGATGAGAGCTCACCGCTTGGGCAGGAAATCTACGCCTACACCAGCGATTCCAGCAGCTGCGTCGCCGTCCGCGAACGCCGGATGATCCTGGCAGAATTGGTCGACGCAACGGCGTCAAAGGTGGAGAACGCCGAAATTCTCGCGGTCGCCTGTGGCCACCTGCGCGAAGCGGAGCTGTCGCACTCCTACGCCGATGGCAAGCTGAAGCGCTGGGTCGCTCTCGACCAGGATACGCAGAGCCTGGCAACGGTGGCGGCAAATCATGTCGGCACGGCGATCGACGCCATGGCCGGAAGTGTCGCCGGCCTGATCCGTCGTTCCTATGCGCTCGGACAATTCGACCTCGCCTATGCGGCCGGCCTCTACGACTATCTGCCCAAGCATGTATCGATCCGCCTCAATCAGCGCCTCATGGAACTGGTGAAGCCGGGCGGCGAATTCCTGTTCGCCAACTTCAGCACCGAAGTCGTTCCGGACGGCTACATGGAAACCTTCATGAACTGGCCGCTGATTCTGCGGAGCGAGCAGGATATGTGGGACATCGTCAACGGTTCCGTCGACCGCAACCATGTCGAGGCGGAAGTCTTCTTCGGCGAGAACCGACACATCATCTACGCCAAGATCAAGAAGCTCTCGTAA